The proteins below come from a single Mauremys reevesii isolate NIE-2019 linkage group 6, ASM1616193v1, whole genome shotgun sequence genomic window:
- the CKS2 gene encoding cyclin-dependent kinases regulatory subunit 2 yields MAHKQIYYSDKYFDEHYEYRHVMLPRELSKQVPKTHLMSEEEWRRLGVQQSLGWVHYMIHEPEPHILLFRRPLPKDQQK; encoded by the exons ATGGCCCACAAGCAGATCTACTACTCCGACAAGTACTTCGACGAGCACTACGAGTATCG ACATGTGATGTTACCCAGAGAGCTTTCAAAGCAAGTACCAAAAACCCATCTAATGTCTGAAGAGGAATGGAGAAGACTTGGTGTCCAGCAAAGTCTTGGCTGGGTCCATTACATGATCCATGAGCCAG AACCACACATCCTTCTCTTTAGACGACCTCTTCCGAAAGACCAACAAAAATGA